In Tenacibaculum sp. MAR_2010_89, the sequence GCAGTGGTCTCTGAAGGATGGGCTAATGGTGGCGATGGTACAAAAAAATTAGCCAATGCAGTTATAAACGTTGTTGAAAACAAGGCTACACAATACAAACCTTTATACGACTGGAAAAGCCCTGTAAAAGAAAAAATAGAAACAATTGCAAAAGAAATTTATGGTGCAGTTGGTGTTACTTACGATAAAAAAGCTCAATTAAACCTACGAAGAATAGATCGCTTAGGTTTTAATGATTTTGCAATTTGTATGGCCAAAACACAAAAATCATTTTCTGACAATGACAAGTTAATAGGAAGACCAGAAGGATTTACTGTTACAGTTAGAGAAATAGAAATTGCTGCAGGTGCTCAATTCATTATCCCTATTTTAGGAAAAATGATGCGTATGCCTGGTTTACCAGCTACTCCTGCCTCTGAAGGTATGAGTATTGATAATAATGGTAAAATTTCTGGATTGTCTTAATATCTGAATTACAACTAAAAAAGGATCTGCAATTAAATTGCAGATCCTTTTTTCTTTATATATCGATTAATACTATTTAACAACGATTTTAACTACCAAACCTTCATTAGCTCGAACATTAAAAACAGTTTCATCTTCAAAAATAAAATACTGCCCTTTAATTCCTACTAATTTACCTTTATAAGATTCTTGTTTTTTTAAGTTCAAACTTTTTGGCTTCGAAGGATATTTCTCTACAGGAAAATTAATACTTGTTTCTTTGTTGTTTTCAATAAAATATGCCTTTGCTTCTTCAGGTATAAATTCACGTAACTTTTCTTGCCATGATTCTAAACTTTCATCTTCTATGTCATTTTTAAGCATTTTTCGCCAATTGGTTTTATCAGCAACATGCTCTTTTAAAGCAACCTCGGTAATACCTGCTAAATACCTATTAGGAACCTCAACAATTTCAATAGCCTCATGCGCACCTTGATCTATCCACCTTGTAGGTACTTGATTTTTTCGTGTTACTCCAACTTTTACATTACTAGAATTTGCTAAATACACAATATGAGGCTGTAATTGTGCTTGTTTTTCATATTCTAAATCACGATCTTCAATTCCTAAATGAGCCTTACTTAATTCAGGTCGCATAATCCAATCACCAGCTTTCGCTGTTTCAAAAAAACATTTTTTACAAAAACCTTGTCTGTAAATCTCTTTCTCCAATCCACAACTCAAACATTCATAAGTAATAAAATGAAATTCAAGCTCTTTATTTAACAACTGATTCATATTTAAAAAATCAGTTTTCATATCTAAATAATATTGTACCGTTTCTAAATTCTCGGTAGCCATTTTTTTTAACACTCCTTGATATTGCATGTCTTAAATTTTATTACTTTTAGCTAAAAATTTTTGCTGATGTTTTTTAAAATAGAAAATACAGCAACAACAAAGTACAAACTTAAAAAAATATATGGCGTTTCCGTTTATAAATTCAATCATTTCTTGGTTTTTAAAAAAACGTAAGCATCAAGTAGAACTATTTTTAAAATACCCTATTGATGTTCAAAATGAAGTATTATTCAGATTATTAAACACTGCCAAAAACACTGAATTAGGTAAATTACACCATTTTTCATCTATAGATTCTTACAAGAAATTTTCTTCACAAGTTCCCATTCAAAAATATGAAAGTATTGAGCCACTAATTGAACGCTGTAGAAAAGGTGAACAAAACATTTTTTGGCCTTCCCAAATAAGATGGTTTGCAAAATCAAGCGGAACTACAAATGCAAAAAGTAAATTTATCCCCGTAAGTGATGATGCTATTGAAAATTGCCATATGAAAGCAGGAAAAGATATGCTTTGCTTATACATTAACAACAATCAAAATGCTCAACTATTTAAAGGAAAAGGACTTCGATTAGGTGGTAGCTCTGCTGTTTACGAAGATAACAATTCGTATTTCGGGGATTTATCAGCTATCATTATAGAAAACATGCCTTTTTGGGCTGATTTTAGCTCTGCTCCTAAACAAGAAGTTGCTTTAATGGAAGAATGGGAAACAAAGATGGAAGCCATTATTGATGAAACCATTAATGAAAACATCACTAGTTTAGTTGGCGTGCCTTCATGGATGCTTGTTTTATTAAATAGAGTTTTAGAAAAAACAGGCAAAAACAACATTCTTGAAGTATGGCCCAATTTAGAAGTATACTTTCATGGTGGAGTTAATTTTAATCCCTATAGAGAACAATATAAAAAGT encodes:
- a CDS encoding DUF2797 domain-containing protein — protein: MQYQGVLKKMATENLETVQYYLDMKTDFLNMNQLLNKELEFHFITYECLSCGLEKEIYRQGFCKKCFFETAKAGDWIMRPELSKAHLGIEDRDLEYEKQAQLQPHIVYLANSSNVKVGVTRKNQVPTRWIDQGAHEAIEIVEVPNRYLAGITEVALKEHVADKTNWRKMLKNDIEDESLESWQEKLREFIPEEAKAYFIENNKETSINFPVEKYPSKPKSLNLKKQESYKGKLVGIKGQYFIFEDETVFNVRANEGLVVKIVVK
- a CDS encoding GH3 auxin-responsive promoter family protein, with product MAFPFINSIISWFLKKRKHQVELFLKYPIDVQNEVLFRLLNTAKNTELGKLHHFSSIDSYKKFSSQVPIQKYESIEPLIERCRKGEQNIFWPSQIRWFAKSSGTTNAKSKFIPVSDDAIENCHMKAGKDMLCLYINNNQNAQLFKGKGLRLGGSSAVYEDNNSYFGDLSAIIIENMPFWADFSSAPKQEVALMEEWETKMEAIIDETINENITSLVGVPSWMLVLLNRVLEKTGKNNILEVWPNLEVYFHGGVNFNPYREQYKKLIPKKSFRYYETYNASEGFFALQDQNNSEELLLMLDYGIFYEFIPMNQYNGENSIAIPLSEVKKDINYAMVITTNGGLWRYLIGDTIKFTSIKPYRIKITGRTKHHINVFGEELIIENTEEALKAACDKTNASIKDYTVGPIFMDGKKQGAHEWIIEFNKAPENLAFFTELLDNSLKTCNSDYEAKRYNNMTLSMPKIHKARKGLFYDWLKRKGKLGGQHKVPRLSNQREFIEELLQL